From Candidatus Spechtbacterales bacterium, the proteins below share one genomic window:
- a CDS encoding DUF3179 domain-containing protein yields GILTVFAYSYLKSESFDLPDNKTDKINIDSREFMITDDTMHSIPLDEILSGGPPKDGIPSIDEPKFISTSEADEFLKDDEIGLGLFYKDEARFYPFQVMVWHEIVNDKIQGEPILVTYCPLCFTGIVFESKVNGEAQEFGVSGKLWKSNLLMYNRTGDPNTESLWSQVLGEAVVGPETGTKLKIIPSDIVRYSDWKNKYRDTKVLSRDTGHSRSYGRDPYGGYYTSDSFIFNPGFEDERLHPKEFVVGIEVDGKFKAYKADVVKEGVTEDSVGGVGVKIEKSSVGEFKFTKDDSGEIIPHINAFWFSWVSVHPETELFK; encoded by the coding sequence GGTATTTTAACTGTTTTTGCTTATAGTTATTTAAAGAGTGAGTCTTTTGACTTGCCTGATAACAAGACAGATAAAATTAATATAGATTCTCGAGAATTTATGATAACAGACGATACTATGCACTCAATACCACTTGATGAAATACTTTCAGGAGGACCGCCAAAAGACGGCATACCCTCCATAGATGAGCCAAAATTTATATCTACATCTGAAGCAGACGAGTTTCTTAAAGACGATGAGATTGGTTTGGGGCTTTTTTATAAAGACGAAGCAAGGTTTTACCCTTTTCAAGTAATGGTTTGGCACGAAATAGTAAATGATAAGATACAAGGTGAACCTATTTTGGTAACATATTGTCCACTTTGCTTTACAGGTATTGTTTTTGAAAGCAAGGTGAACGGCGAGGCGCAGGAATTTGGCGTTTCAGGCAAGTTGTGGAAATCAAATTTGCTTATGTACAACAGAACAGGCGATCCAAATACGGAATCATTATGGTCCCAGGTGTTAGGCGAAGCTGTTGTGGGACCTGAAACAGGTACAAAGTTAAAAATAATACCGTCAGATATCGTTAGGTATTCGGACTGGAAGAATAAATACCGGGATACAAAAGTATTATCCCGCGATACCGGGCATTCAAGGTCTTATGGGCGGGATCCCTACGGTGGATATTACACATCGGACAGTTTTATATTTAACCCCGGGTTTGAAGACGAAAGGTTGCATCCCAAGGAATTTGTTGTAGGCATAGAGGTGGACGGCAAATTCAAAGCATATAAAGCAGATGTTGTAAAAGAAGGGGTTACGGAAGATAGTGTAGGCGGAGTTGGGGTAAAAATAGAAAAGAGCAGTGTGGGGGAGTTTAAATTTACAAAGGATGATTCGGGAGAAATAATCCCGCACATTAACGCGTTTTGGTTCTCTTGGGTCAGCGTGCATCCGGAAACCGAACTTTTTAAGTAG